Proteins from one Escherichia coli genomic window:
- the hisM gene encoding ABC transporter permease, with translation MIEILHEYWKPLLWTDGYRFTGVAITLWLLILSVVIGGVLALFLAIGRVSSNKYIQFPIWLFTYIFRGTPLYVQLLVFYSGMYTLEIVKGTEFLNAFFRSGLNCTVLALTLNTCAYTTEIFAGAIRSVPHGEIEAARAYGFSTFKMYRCIILPSALRIALPAYSNEVILMLHSTALAFTATVPDLLKIARDINAATYQPFTAFGIAAVLYLIISYVLISLFRKAEKRWLQHVKPSSTH, from the coding sequence GTGATCGAAATCTTACATGAATACTGGAAACCGCTGCTGTGGACTGACGGTTATCGCTTTACTGGCGTGGCAATCACCCTGTGGCTGCTGATTTTGTCGGTAGTGATAGGCGGAGTTCTGGCGCTGTTTCTGGCGATTGGTCGCGTCTCCAGCAATAAATACATCCAGTTTCCAATCTGGTTATTTACCTATATTTTTCGCGGTACACCGCTGTATGTTCAATTGCTGGTGTTCTATTCCGGCATGTACACGCTGGAGATTGTTAAGGGAACCGAGTTCCTTAACGCCTTTTTCCGCAGTGGCCTGAATTGTACTGTGCTGGCGCTGACGCTTAACACCTGTGCTTACACCACCGAGATTTTTGCCGGAGCAATCCGTTCGGTACCGCACGGAGAAATTGAAGCCGCCAGAGCCTATGGCTTTTCGACCTTTAAAATGTATCGCTGCATTATTTTGCCTTCAGCGCTGCGTATTGCGTTACCTGCCTACAGTAATGAAGTAATCCTGATGCTGCACTCTACTGCGCTGGCGTTTACGGCCACGGTGCCGGATCTGCTGAAAATAGCCCGTGATATTAACGCCGCCACGTATCAACCTTTTACCGCTTTCGGTATCGCCGCGGTGCTCTATTTAATCATCTCTTATGTCCTGATCAGTCTGTTCCGCAAAGCGGAAAAACGCTGGTTGCAGCATGTGAAACCTTCTTCAACGCACTGA
- the dedD gene encoding cell division protein DedD: MASKFQNRLVGTIVLVALGVIVLPGLLDGQKKHYQDEFAAIPLVPKAGDRDEPDMMPAATQALPTQPPEGAAEEVRAGDAVAPSLDPAIIAANNTEFEPEPAPVAPPKPKPVEPLKPKVEAPPAPKPEPKPVVEEKAAPTGKAYVVQLGALKNADKVNEIVGKLRGAGYRVYTSPSTPVQGKITRILVGPDASKDKLKGSLGELKQLSGLSGVVMGYTPN, translated from the coding sequence GTGGCAAGTAAGTTTCAGAATCGGTTAGTGGGTACGATCGTGCTGGTGGCGCTGGGGGTGATTGTACTTCCAGGGTTGCTGGACGGGCAGAAAAAACATTATCAGGATGAGTTCGCGGCTATCCCGCTGGTGCCAAAAGCGGGCGATCGCGATGAGCCTGATATGATGCCAGCCGCCACCCAGGCGCTGCCGACGCAGCCGCCGGAAGGCGCAGCGGAAGAGGTACGGGCAGGTGATGCCGTAGCACCGTCGCTCGATCCGGCCATTATTGCAGCCAATAACACCGAGTTTGAACCGGAACCTGCACCGGTCGCCCCACCGAAGCCGAAACCGGTGGAGCCGCTTAAGCCAAAGGTTGAAGCACCACCTGCGCCGAAGCCAGAACCGAAGCCGGTCGTGGAAGAAAAAGCAGCGCCAACGGGTAAAGCTTATGTTGTGCAACTGGGCGCGCTGAAAAATGCCGATAAAGTGAATGAGATTGTCGGTAAGCTGCGCGGTGCCGGTTATCGGGTTTATACGTCGCCATCCACGCCGGTGCAGGGTAAAATTACCCGTATTCTGGTTGGGCCAGATGCCTCGAAAGATAAGCTGAAAGGTTCGCTGGGTGAACTCAAGCAGCTTTCTGGCTTAAGTGGCGTGGTGATGGGCTATACACCGAATTAA
- the argT gene encoding lysine/arginine/ornithine ABC transporter substrate-binding protein ArgT has protein sequence MKKSILALSLLVGISAAASSYAAMPETVRIGTDTTYAPFSSKDAKGDFVGFDIDLGNEMCKRMQVKCTWVASDFDALIPSLKAKKIDAIISSLSITDKRQQEIAFSDKLYAADSRLIAAKGSPIQPTLDSLKGKHVGVLQGSTQEAYANDNWRSKGVDVVAYANQDLVYSDLAAGRLDAALQDEVAASEGFLKQPAGKDFAFAGPSVKDKKYFGDGTGVGLRKDDAELTAAFNKALGELRQDGTYDKMAKKYFDFNVYGD, from the coding sequence ATGAAGAAGTCGATTCTCGCTCTGTCTTTGTTAGTCGGGATTTCCGCAGCAGCTTCCAGCTACGCGGCGATGCCGGAGACGGTACGTATCGGAACGGATACCACCTATGCACCGTTCTCATCGAAAGATGCCAAAGGTGACTTTGTTGGCTTTGATATCGATCTCGGTAACGAGATGTGCAAACGGATGCAGGTGAAATGTACTTGGGTTGCCAGTGACTTTGACGCGCTGATCCCCTCACTGAAAGCGAAAAAGATCGACGCCATTATTTCGTCGCTTTCCATTACCGATAAACGTCAGCAGGAGATTGCCTTCTCCGACAAACTGTACGCCGCAGACTCTCGTCTGATTGCTGCCAAAGGTTCACCGATTCAGCCAACGCTGGATTCACTGAAAGGTAAACATGTGGGTGTGCTGCAGGGATCAACCCAGGAAGCGTATGCCAATGATAACTGGCGCAGTAAGGGTGTCGATGTGGTGGCCTATGCTAACCAGGATTTGGTCTATTCCGATCTGGCTGCAGGACGCCTGGATGCCGCTCTGCAAGATGAGGTTGCTGCCAGCGAAGGTTTCCTCAAGCAACCTGCCGGTAAAGATTTCGCTTTTGCAGGCCCTTCAGTGAAAGACAAAAAATACTTCGGTGACGGCACCGGTGTCGGGCTACGTAAAGATGATGCTGAACTGACGGCTGCGTTTAATAAGGCGCTTGGCGAGCTGCGTCAGGACGGCACCTACGACAAGATGGCGAAAAAGTATTTCGACTTTAATGTCTACGGTGACTGA
- the ubiX gene encoding flavin prenyltransferase UbiX yields MKRLIVGISGASGAIYGVRLLQVLRDVTDIETHLVMSQAARQTLSLETDFSLRDVQALADVTHDARDIAASISSGSFQTLGMVILPCSIKTLSGIVHSYTDGLLTRAADVVLKERRPLVLCVRETPLHLGHLRLMTQAAEIGAVIMPPVPAFYHRPQSLDDVINQTVNRVLDQFAINLPEDLFARWQGA; encoded by the coding sequence ATGAAACGACTCATTGTGGGCATCAGCGGTGCCAGCGGCGCGATTTATGGCGTACGATTATTACAGGTTCTGCGCGATGTCACAGATATCGAAACGCATCTGGTAATGAGCCAGGCGGCGCGCCAGACCTTATCCCTTGAAACGGATTTCTCCCTGCGTGATGTGCAGGCATTAGCCGATGTCACGCACGATGCGCGCGATATTGCCGCCAGCATCTCTTCTGGTTCTTTCCAGACGTTGGGGATGGTGATTTTACCCTGTTCAATCAAAACCCTGTCCGGCATTGTGCATAGCTATACGGATGGCTTACTGACCCGTGCGGCAGATGTGGTGCTGAAAGAGCGTCGCCCGCTGGTGCTCTGCGTACGTGAAACACCATTGCACTTAGGCCATCTGCGTTTAATGACTCAGGCGGCGGAAATCGGTGCGGTAATTATGCCTCCCGTTCCGGCGTTTTATCATCGCCCGCAATCCCTTGATGATGTGATAAATCAGACGGTTAACCGTGTTCTTGACCAGTTTGCGATAAATCTACCCGAAGATCTCTTTGCCCGCTGGCAGGGCGCATAA
- the folC gene encoding bifunctional tetrahydrofolate synthase/dihydrofolate synthase — translation MIIKRTPQAASPLASWLSYLENLHSKTIDLGLERVSQVAARLGVLKPAPFVFTVAGTNGKGTTCRTLESILMAAGYKVGVYSSPHLVRYTERVRVQGQELPESAHTASFAEIESARGDISLTYFEYGTLSALWLFKQAQLDVVILEVGLGGRLDATNIVDADVAVVTSIALDHTDWLGPDRESIGREKAGIFRNEKPAIVGEPEMPSTIADVAQEKGALLQRRGVEWNYSVTDHDWTFSDAHGTLENLPLPLVPQPNAATALAALRASGLEVSENAIRDGIASAILPGRFQIVSESPRVIFDVAHNPHAAEYLTGRMKALPKNGRVLAVIGMLHDKDIAGTLAWLKSVVDDWYCAPLEGPRGATAEQLLEHLGNGKSFDSVAQAWDAAMADAKAEDTVLVCGSFHTVAHVMEVIDARRSGGK, via the coding sequence ATGATTATCAAACGCACTCCTCAAGCCGCGTCGCCTCTGGCTTCGTGGCTTTCTTATCTGGAAAACCTGCACAGTAAAACTATCGATCTTGGCCTTGAGCGCGTAAGCCAGGTCGCGGCACGTCTTGGCGTTCTGAAACCAGCGCCATTTGTATTTACCGTTGCGGGTACGAATGGCAAAGGCACCACCTGCCGTACGCTGGAGTCGATTCTGATGGCGGCAGGGTACAAAGTGGGCGTCTACAGTTCGCCGCATCTGGTGCGTTATACCGAGCGCGTTCGTGTGCAGGGCCAGGAATTGCCGGAATCGGCCCACACAGCCTCTTTTGCGGAGATTGAATCGGCACGCGGTGATATTTCCCTGACCTATTTCGAGTACGGTACGCTGTCGGCGTTGTGGCTGTTCAAACAGGCACAACTTGACGTGGTGATTCTGGAAGTAGGGCTGGGCGGACGTCTGGATGCAACCAATATTGTCGATGCCGATGTCGCGGTAGTAACCAGCATTGCGCTGGATCATACCGACTGGTTGGGGCCAGATCGCGAAAGCATTGGTCGTGAGAAAGCAGGGATTTTCCGCAATGAAAAACCGGCAATTGTCGGAGAGCCTGAAATGCCTTCTACCATTGCTGATGTGGCGCAGGAAAAAGGCGCACTGCTACAACGTCGGGGCGTTGAGTGGAACTATTCCGTCACCGATCATGACTGGACGTTTAGCGATGCTCACGGCACGCTGGAAAATCTGCCGTTGCCGCTTGTCCCGCAACCGAATGCCGCAACGGCGCTGGCGGCACTGCGTGCCAGCGGGCTGGAGGTCAGTGAAAATGCCATTCGCGACGGGATTGCCAGCGCAATTTTGCCGGGACGTTTCCAGATTGTGAGCGAGTCGCCACGCGTTATTTTTGATGTCGCGCATAATCCACATGCGGCGGAATATCTCACCGGGCGTATGAAAGCGCTACCGAAAAACGGGCGCGTGCTGGCGGTTATCGGTATGCTACATGATAAAGATATTGCCGGAACTCTGGCCTGGTTGAAAAGCGTGGTTGATGACTGGTATTGTGCGCCACTGGAAGGGCCGCGCGGTGCCACGGCAGAACAACTGCTTGAGCATTTGGGTAACGGCAAATCATTTGATAGCGTGGCGCAGGCATGGGATGCCGCAATGGCGGACGCTAAAGCGGAAGATACCGTGCTGGTGTGTGGTTCGTTCCACACGGTCGCACATGTCATGGAAGTGATTGACGCGAGGAGAAGCGGTGGCAAGTAA
- the hisQ gene encoding histidine ABC transporter permease HisQ → MLYGFSGVILQGALVTLELAISSVVLAVIIGLIGAGGKLSQNRLSGLIFEGYTTLIRGVPDLVLMLLIFYGLQIALNTVTEAMGVGQIDIDPMVAGIITLGFIYGAYFTETFRGAFMAVPKGHIEAATAFGFTRGQVFRRIMFPAMMRYALPGIGNNWQVILKSTALVSLLGLEDVVKATQLAGKSTWEPFYFAIVCGVIYLVFTTVSNGVLLFLERRYSVGVKRADL, encoded by the coding sequence ATGTTGTATGGGTTTTCAGGTGTTATTTTACAGGGTGCGCTCGTCACGCTGGAGCTGGCGATCAGCTCTGTAGTGCTCGCTGTAATCATCGGTTTAATTGGCGCTGGCGGTAAGCTCTCGCAAAATCGGCTTTCGGGCCTTATTTTCGAAGGCTACACCACGCTGATTCGTGGCGTGCCGGACTTGGTGTTGATGCTGCTGATTTTCTACGGTTTGCAGATTGCACTAAACACGGTGACGGAGGCGATGGGCGTCGGGCAGATTGATATCGATCCGATGGTCGCTGGTATTATTACTCTCGGTTTTATCTACGGTGCTTATTTTACCGAAACGTTCCGTGGCGCGTTTATGGCTGTGCCGAAAGGGCATATAGAGGCGGCGACGGCGTTCGGTTTTACTCGTGGGCAAGTGTTTCGGCGGATTATGTTTCCGGCGATGATGCGTTACGCCCTGCCAGGCATTGGCAACAACTGGCAGGTGATCCTCAAATCTACCGCTTTGGTTTCGTTACTCGGCCTGGAAGATGTGGTCAAAGCCACCCAACTGGCAGGCAAAAGTACCTGGGAACCGTTCTATTTCGCCATTGTTTGTGGTGTGATTTACCTGGTTTTCACCACCGTTTCCAATGGTGTGCTGCTGTTCCTTGAGCGCCGCTACTCCGTGGGTGTGAAGAGGGCTGACCTGTGA
- the accD gene encoding acetyl-CoA carboxylase, carboxyltransferase subunit beta, translating into MSWIERIKSNITPTRKASIPEGVWTKCDSCGQVLYRAELERNLEVCPKCDHHMRMTARNRLHSLLDEGSLVELGSELEPKDVLKFRDSKKYKDRLASAQKETGEKDALVVMKGTLYGMPVVAAAFEFAFMGGSMGSVVGARFVRAVEQALEDNCPLICFSASGGARMQEALMSLMQMAKTSAALAKMQERGLPYISVLTDPTMGGVSASFAMLGDLNIAEPKALIGFAGPRVIEQTVREKLPPGFQRSEFLIEKGAIDMIVRRPEMRLKLASILAKLMNLPAPNPEAPREGVVVPPVPDQEPEA; encoded by the coding sequence ATGAGCTGGATTGAACGAATTAAAAGCAACATTACTCCCACCCGCAAGGCGAGCATTCCTGAAGGGGTGTGGACTAAGTGTGATAGCTGCGGTCAGGTTTTATACCGCGCTGAGCTGGAACGTAATCTTGAGGTCTGTCCGAAGTGTGACCATCACATGCGTATGACAGCGCGTAATCGCCTGCATAGCCTGTTAGATGAAGGAAGCCTTGTGGAGTTGGGTAGCGAGCTTGAGCCGAAAGATGTGCTGAAGTTTCGTGACTCCAAGAAATATAAAGACCGTCTGGCATCTGCGCAGAAAGAAACCGGCGAAAAAGATGCGCTGGTGGTGATGAAAGGCACCCTGTATGGAATGCCGGTTGTCGCTGCGGCATTCGAGTTCGCCTTTATGGGCGGTTCCATGGGGTCTGTGGTAGGTGCACGTTTCGTACGTGCCGTTGAGCAGGCGCTGGAAGATAACTGCCCGCTGATCTGCTTCTCCGCCTCTGGTGGCGCACGTATGCAGGAAGCACTGATGTCGCTGATGCAGATGGCGAAAACCTCTGCGGCACTGGCAAAAATGCAGGAGCGCGGCTTGCCGTACATCTCCGTGCTGACCGACCCGACCATGGGCGGTGTTTCTGCAAGTTTCGCCATGCTGGGCGATCTCAATATTGCTGAACCGAAAGCGTTAATCGGCTTTGCCGGTCCGCGTGTTATCGAACAGACCGTTCGCGAAAAACTGCCGCCAGGATTCCAGCGCAGTGAATTCCTGATCGAGAAAGGCGCCATCGACATGATCGTCCGTCGTCCGGAAATGCGCCTGAAACTGGCGAGCATTCTGGCGAAGTTGATGAATCTGCCAGCGCCGAATCCTGAAGCGCCGCGTGAAGGCGTAGTGGTGCCACCGGTACCGGATCAGGAACCTGAGGCCTGA
- the purF gene encoding amidophosphoribosyltransferase: protein MCGIVGIAGVMPVNQSIYDALTVLQHRGQDAAGIITIDANNCFRLRKANGLVSDVFEARHMQRLQGNMGIGHVRYPTAGSSSASEAQPFYVNSPYGITLAHNGNLTNAHELRKKLFEEKRRHINTTSDSEILLNIFASELDNFRHYPLEADNIFAAIAATNRLIRGAYACVAMIIGHGMVAFRDPNGIRPLVLGKRDIDDNRTEYMVASESVALDTLGFEFLRDVAPGEAIYITEEGQLFTRQCADNPVSNPCLFEYVYFARPDSFIDKISVYSARVNMGTKLGEKIAREWEDLDIDVVIPIPETSCDIALEIARILGKPYRQGFVKNRYVGRTFIMPGQQLRRKSVRRKLNANRAEFRDKNVLLVDDSIVRGTTSEQIIEMAREAGAKKVYLASAAPEIRFPNVYGIDMPSATELIAHGREVDEIRQIIGADGLIFQDLNDLIEAVRAENPDIQQFECSVFNGVYVTKDVDQGYLDFLDTLRNDDAKAVQRQNEVENLEMHNEG from the coding sequence ATGTGCGGTATTGTCGGTATCGCCGGTGTTATGCCGGTTAACCAGTCGATTTATGATGCCTTAACGGTGCTTCAGCATCGCGGTCAGGATGCCGCCGGCATCATCACCATTGATGCTAATAACTGCTTCCGTTTGCGTAAAGCGAACGGGCTGGTGAGCGATGTCTTCGAAGCTCGCCATATGCAGCGTTTGCAGGGCAATATGGGCATTGGTCATGTGCGTTACCCCACGGCTGGTAGCTCCAGCGCCTCTGAAGCGCAGCCGTTTTACGTTAACTCCCCGTATGGCATCACGCTTGCCCACAACGGCAATCTGACCAACGCTCACGAGTTGCGTAAAAAACTGTTTGAAGAAAAACGCCGCCACATCAACACCACCTCCGACTCGGAAATTCTGCTTAATATCTTCGCCAGCGAGCTGGACAACTTCCGCCACTACCCGCTGGAAGCCGACAACATATTCGCCGCCATTGCTGCTACAAACCGCTTAATCCGCGGCGCGTATGCCTGTGTGGCGATGATTATCGGCCACGGTATGGTGGCTTTCCGCGATCCTAACGGTATTCGTCCGCTGGTACTGGGGAAACGTGATATCGACGACAATCGCACAGAATATATGGTCGCTTCCGAAAGCGTTGCGCTCGATACCCTGGGCTTTGAGTTCCTGCGTGATGTCGCCCCAGGCGAGGCGATTTACATCACTGAAGAAGGGCAGCTGTTTACCCGCCAGTGCGCTGACAACCCGGTCAGCAATCCATGCCTGTTCGAGTATGTTTACTTTGCCCGACCAGACTCGTTCATCGACAAAATTTCCGTTTACAGCGCGCGTGTGAATATGGGCACCAAGCTGGGCGAGAAAATTGCTCGCGAATGGGAAGATCTGGATATCGACGTGGTGATCCCAATTCCGGAAACCTCTTGTGATATCGCGCTGGAAATCGCCCGTATTCTGGGCAAACCGTACCGCCAGGGCTTTGTGAAAAACCGCTATGTTGGCCGCACGTTTATCATGCCGGGCCAGCAGCTGCGTCGTAAGTCCGTGCGCCGTAAACTGAACGCCAACCGCGCTGAATTCCGCGATAAAAACGTCCTGCTGGTCGATGACTCCATCGTGCGTGGTACCACTTCTGAGCAGATTATCGAGATGGCGCGTGAAGCCGGAGCGAAGAAAGTTTACCTCGCTTCTGCGGCACCGGAAATTCGCTTCCCGAACGTTTACGGGATTGATATGCCAAGCGCCACGGAGCTTATCGCCCACGGTCGCGAAGTAGATGAAATTCGCCAGATCATCGGTGCTGACGGGTTGATTTTCCAGGACCTCAACGATTTGATCGAAGCCGTTCGCGCTGAAAACCCGGATATCCAGCAGTTTGAATGCTCGGTGTTCAACGGCGTTTACGTCACCAAAGATGTTGATCAGGGCTACCTCGATTTCCTTGATACTTTACGTAATGACGACGCTAAAGCCGTGCAACGTCAGAACGAAGTGGAAAATCTCGAAATGCATAACGAAGGATGA
- the dedA gene encoding DedA family protein, with amino-acid sequence MDLIYFLIDFILHIDVHLAELVAEYGVWVYAILFLILFCETGLVVTPFLPGDSLLFVAGALASLETNDLNVHMMVVLMLIAAIVGDAVNYTIGRLFGEKLFSNPNSKIFRRSYLDKTHQFYEKHGGKTIILARFVPIVRTFAPFVAGMGHMSYRHFAAYNVIGALLWVLLFTYAGYFFGTIPMVQDNLKLLIVGIIVVSILPGVIEIIRHKRAAARAAK; translated from the coding sequence ATGGACCTGATTTATTTCCTCATCGATTTTATCCTGCACATTGACGTGCATCTGGCAGAACTGGTCGCAGAGTACGGCGTCTGGGTTTATGCCATCCTGTTTTTGATTTTGTTCTGTGAAACCGGTCTGGTGGTAACGCCGTTCTTACCGGGAGATTCGCTGCTGTTTGTTGCAGGGGCACTGGCCTCGCTTGAAACCAACGATCTCAATGTTCATATGATGGTGGTACTGATGTTAATTGCCGCGATTGTTGGTGATGCGGTCAACTACACCATAGGACGGTTGTTCGGTGAGAAATTATTCAGTAATCCAAACTCGAAAATTTTTCGTCGTAGCTATCTCGACAAAACTCATCAGTTTTATGAAAAACACGGCGGCAAAACCATTATTCTCGCCCGTTTTGTGCCAATCGTCAGAACGTTTGCCCCCTTTGTCGCAGGGATGGGCCACATGTCGTACCGTCATTTCGCTGCCTATAACGTGATCGGCGCACTGTTGTGGGTACTGCTTTTTACCTACGCAGGCTATTTCTTCGGTACAATTCCGATGGTTCAGGATAACCTTAAGCTGCTGATCGTCGGGATTATTGTGGTTTCCATTTTGCCGGGCGTCATCGAAATTATCCGTCACAAACGCGCTGCGGCACGCGCCGCAAAATAA
- the cvpA gene encoding colicin V production protein: MVWIDYAIIAVIAFSSLVSLIRGFVRETLSLVTWGCAFFVASHYYTYLSVWFTGFEDELVRNGIAIAVLFIATLIVGAIVNFVIGQLVEKTHLTGTDRVLGVCFGALRGVLIVAAILFFLDSFTGVSKSEDWSKSQLIPQFSFIIRWFFDYLQSSSSFLPRA, translated from the coding sequence ATGGTCTGGATTGATTACGCCATAATCGCGGTGATTGCTTTTTCCTCTCTGGTTAGCCTGATCCGCGGCTTTGTTCGTGAAACGTTATCGCTGGTGACATGGGGTTGTGCTTTCTTTGTCGCCAGTCATTACTACACTTACCTGTCAGTCTGGTTTACGGGCTTTGAAGACGAACTGGTTCGAAATGGGATTGCCATCGCGGTACTGTTTATCGCGACACTGATCGTTGGCGCTATCGTGAACTTCGTGATAGGTCAGTTGGTTGAGAAAACCCACCTGACGGGCACCGATCGGGTGCTGGGCGTCTGTTTCGGTGCGTTGCGCGGTGTGTTGATTGTTGCTGCCATTCTCTTCTTTCTCGACTCCTTTACCGGGGTGTCGAAAAGCGAAGACTGGAGCAAATCACAGCTGATCCCGCAGTTCAGTTTTATCATCAGATGGTTTTTTGATTATCTGCAAAGCTCGTCAAGTTTCTTGCCCAGAGCGTAA
- the hisP gene encoding histidine ABC transporter ATP-binding protein HisP produces MSENKLNVIDLHKRYGEHEVLKGVSLQANAGDVISIIGSSGSGKSTFLRCINFLEKPSEGSIVVNGQTINLVRDKDGQLKVADKNQLRLLRTRLTMVFQHFNLWSHMTVLENVMEAPIQVLGLSKQEARERAVKYLAKVGIDERAQGKYPVHLSGGQQQRVSIARALAMEPEVLLFDEPTSALDPELVGEVLRIMQQLAEEGKTMVVVTHEMGFARHVSTHVIFLHQGKIEEEGAPEQLFGNPQSPRLQQFLKGSLK; encoded by the coding sequence ATGTCCGAGAATAAATTAAACGTTATCGATTTGCACAAACGCTACGGCGAACACGAAGTGCTGAAAGGGGTCTCACTGCAAGCGAATGCCGGTGATGTCATAAGTATCATCGGATCGTCGGGATCGGGGAAAAGTACCTTTCTGCGCTGCATTAACTTCCTCGAAAAACCGAGTGAAGGATCGATCGTCGTTAACGGCCAGACGATCAATCTGGTGCGCGATAAAGACGGTCAACTCAAAGTCGCCGATAAAAATCAGCTGCGCTTACTGCGCACACGCCTGACGATGGTATTCCAGCACTTCAATCTCTGGAGCCATATGACGGTGCTGGAAAACGTCATGGAAGCGCCGATTCAGGTGTTAGGCCTGAGCAAGCAGGAAGCGCGCGAGCGGGCGGTGAAGTATCTGGCGAAAGTCGGGATAGACGAACGTGCGCAGGGGAAATACCCGGTGCATCTGTCCGGTGGTCAGCAACAGCGTGTTTCTATCGCGCGGGCGCTGGCAATGGAACCGGAAGTTCTGCTGTTTGATGAACCCACCTCGGCGCTCGATCCTGAACTGGTAGGCGAAGTGCTGCGTATTATGCAGCAACTGGCAGAAGAGGGAAAAACCATGGTGGTGGTGACTCACGAAATGGGCTTTGCTCGCCATGTTTCTACTCACGTCATTTTTCTCCATCAGGGGAAAATAGAGGAAGAAGGCGCGCCGGAGCAGTTATTTGGCAACCCGCAAAGCCCTCGTCTGCAACAGTTCCTTAAGGGATCGCTGAAATAA
- the hisJ gene encoding histidine ABC transporter substrate-binding protein HisJ, which yields MKKLVLSLSLVLAFSSATAAFAAIPQNIRIGTDPTYAPFESKNSQGELVGFDIDLAKELCKRINTQCTFVENPLDALIPSLKAKKIDAIMSSLSITEKRQQEIAFTDKLYAADSRLVVAKNSDIQPTVESLKGKRVGVLQGTTQETFGNEHWAPKGIEIVSYQGQDNIYSDLTAGRIDAAFQDEVAASEGFLKQPVGKDYKFGGPSVKDEKLFGVGTGMGLRKEDNELREALNKAFAEMRADGTYEKLAKKYFDFDVYGG from the coding sequence ATGAAAAAACTGGTGCTATCGCTCTCTCTGGTTCTGGCCTTCTCCAGCGCAACGGCGGCGTTTGCTGCGATTCCGCAAAACATCCGCATCGGTACCGATCCGACCTATGCGCCATTTGAATCAAAAAATTCACAAGGTGAACTGGTTGGCTTCGACATCGATCTGGCGAAGGAATTGTGCAAACGCATCAATACGCAATGTACGTTTGTCGAAAACCCGCTGGATGCGTTAATCCCGTCCTTAAAAGCGAAGAAGATTGACGCCATCATGTCATCGCTTTCCATTACGGAAAAACGTCAGCAGGAAATTGCCTTCACCGACAAACTGTACGCTGCCGACTCTCGTCTGGTAGTGGCGAAAAATTCCGACATTCAGCCGACAGTCGAGTCGCTGAAAGGCAAACGCGTAGGCGTATTGCAGGGCACCACCCAGGAGACGTTCGGTAACGAACACTGGGCACCAAAAGGCATTGAAATCGTCTCTTATCAGGGGCAGGACAACATTTATTCTGACCTGACTGCCGGACGTATTGATGCCGCATTCCAGGATGAGGTCGCCGCCAGCGAAGGTTTCCTCAAACAACCCGTTGGTAAAGATTACAAATTCGGTGGCCCGTCTGTTAAAGATGAAAAACTGTTTGGCGTAGGTACCGGCATGGGTCTGCGTAAAGAAGATAACGAATTGCGCGAGGCACTGAACAAAGCCTTTGCCGAAATGCGCGCTGACGGTACTTACGAGAAATTAGCGAAAAAGTACTTCGATTTTGATGTTTATGGTGGTTAA